The Zingiber officinale cultivar Zhangliang chromosome 9A, Zo_v1.1, whole genome shotgun sequence genome window below encodes:
- the LOC122019393 gene encoding homeobox-leucine zipper protein ROC8-like: MPVVELRRSTVIPTPEAKQSMMKLAQRMVKSFCATFSGSIANKWIMMPGSNDAYQVYFHKTDTPRLAGGEMVSAATSVWLPLHPERLFSFLKDEQNRNLVAFTCYSWEVSKEEVKFQRVAHFINGSNSGNSISILNRSKSTSSLLILQESCTDASGSLLVYSPLGLPSLDMVRRGEDASSVQLIVSGFTIVPDDGFAGAVAGGGPLTSSSSPAGGVSGSLLTVGFQTVMNKTEGAEIGREAVASINLWISNTIEKIKAALLYH, encoded by the exons ATGCCGGTGGTCGAACTGCGCCGATCGACAGTGATTCCGACACCGGAAGCCAAGCAGAGCATGATGAAGCTCGCTCAACGAATGGTGAAAAGCTTCTGCGCCACCTTCAGCGGCTCGATCGCCAACAAGTGGATCATGATGCCCGGGTCGAACGACGCATACCAAGTGTACTTCCACAAGACCGACACCCCCAGGCTCGCCGGCGGCGAGATGGTCAGCGCGGCGACGTCAGTGTGGCTTCCTCTGCACCCGGAGAGGCTTTTCAGCTTCCTGAAAGACGAGCAAAATCGAAATCTGGTGGCTTTCACTTGCTACTCA TGGGAAGTTTCCAAGGAAGAAGTCAAATTCCAAAGGGTGGCTCACTTCATCAATGGATCAAACTCCGGAAACTCGATTTCGATCCTCAAT AGGTCGAAATCCACATCGAGCTTGCTCATACTGCAAGAGAGCTGCACCGACGCATCGGGGTCGCTGCTGGTGTACTCTCCGCTCGGGTTGCCGTCGCTGGACATGGTCAGGAGGGGGGAGGACGCGTCGTCCGTGCAGCTGATTGTCTCGGGCTTCACGATCGTACCTGACGACGGGTTCGCCGGCGCAGTAGCCGGAGGAGGGCCGTTGACCAGCTCGAGTTCTCCGGCGGGAGGGGTCTCGGGGTCGCTGCTCACTGTGGGATTCCAGACGGTGATGAACAAGACAGAGGGCGCTGAAATCGGAAGGGAGGCCGTAGCTTCGATCAATCTTTGGATCAGCAACACGATCGAGAAGATAAAGGCTGCGTTGCTCTACCATTGA
- the LOC122019391 gene encoding homeobox-leucine zipper protein ROC8-like yields the protein MDSGGEHEAPAQPQANGSGGRKKKLMYRHTPQQIQELEAMFRVCPHPDDKQRGKMSRDLGLESRQIKFWFQNRRTLMKSQHEKADNCSLRAENDRIRGENIAMKEAVRRLACRHCGLNNGSANPYFDEQRLRMENARLKEEVDRVSNLTSKYLGRPIAHQHHLLLPKSVPQGGGAPPSFDPSPSIPYSLRQISDSDKPMLMDMASYAMDEVIQLLQLGEPLWVKSASNGAEVLELQAYQRKFPKPHQPKFSGTRTEASRDSATVTMSCRMLVDAFMTPSKWMELFPTIVSNATTIDVLPSGASGSSSAGSAILMYQELQILSPAVPTRELCVLRHCRRVDSSSWAIADVSVDYLLGNYVEACARKLPSGCLISEMANGCSKITWIEHVEIEEKNPIHILFQHLVTSGAAFEARRWVSNLRRTAERNAFSISAGIANDLGGGNGRSFV from the exons ATGGATTCCGGTGGCGAACACGAAGCTCCTGCCCAGCCACAGGCCAACGGGAGCggcgggaggaagaagaagttgatgtACCGGCACACCCCGCAACAGATTCAAGAACTCGAGGC GATGTTCAGGGTGTGCCCGCACCCCGACGACAAGCAGCGGGGGAAGATGAGCAGGGACTTGGGGCTCGAGTCGCGCCAGATCAAGTTCTGGTTCCAGAACAGGAGGACCTTGATGAAG TCGCAGCACGAGAAGGCGGACAACTGCTCGCTGCGGGCGGAGAACGACAGGATACGGGGCGAGAACATCGCGATGAAGGAGGCGGTGAGGCGGCTAGCGTGCCGCCACTGCGGCCTCAACAACGGCAGCGCCAACCCTTACTTCGACGAGCAGAGGCTGCGCATGGAGAACGCCCGCCTGAAGGAAGAGGTTGATCGCGTATCGAATCTCACCTCCAAGTACTTGGGCAGGCCTATCGCTCATCAGCACCATCTTCTCCTGCCGAAGTCAGTGCCCCAAGGCGGCGGCGCCCCTCCATCCTTCGATCCCTCTCCTTCGATTCCCTATTCTCTTCGACAAATTTCCGACAGCGACAAACCGATGCTGATGGACATGGCTTCGTACGCCATGGACGAGGTCATTCAGCTACTGCAGCTCGGCGAGCCACTGTGGGTCAAATCGGCGAGCAACGGCGCAGAAGTCCTTGAACTGCAAGCCTACCAGAGGAAGTTCCCTAAACCACATCAGCCAAAGTTTTCCGGCACCCGAACGGAGGCTTCCCGGGACTCTGCCACAGTGACGATGAGCTGCCGCATGCTCGTCGATGCATTCATGACTCCG AGCAAGTGGATGGAACTGTTTCCTACAATCGTTTCGAATGCAACGACCATTGATGTTCTACCTTCTGGAGCGTCTGGAAGCAGCAGCGCAGGATCTGCGATATTg ATGTATCAAGAGCTGCAAATTCTGTCGCCGGCCGTTCCGACGAGAGAATTGTGTGTGCTCAGGCACTGCCGGCGAGTTGATTCGAGTTCATGGGCGATCGCTGACGTTTCAGTCGACTACCTCCTAGGCAACTACGTGGAAGCTTGCGCCCGGAAGCTTCCTTCCGGCTGCTTGATTTCGGAAATGGCAAATGGATGCTCCAAg ATAACTTGGATCGAGCATGTGGAAATCGAAGAGAAGAACCCAATCCACATACTCTTCCAGCATCTCGTAACGAGTGGAGCTGCATTCGAGGCGCGGCGATGGGTCTCTAACCTTCGCCGGACGGCCGAGAGGAACGCCTTCTCCATCTCGGCCGGAATCGCCAACGACTTGGGAGGAGGTAATGGCCGATCCTTTGTCTGA
- the LOC122018541 gene encoding monoacylglycerol lipase-like: MAQPGMLTSGASGRIAALLSLRVLGGLLILLRAAALLLLLPFRWRSVPASEVDGRPEASKKGGRGGVVVRVPAAMLPRRQREQEAAWRRALAIRRVMEARQEGRLERDFALLTTARDDTLFTQSWSPLNRETRGLVVLLHGLNEHSGRYDHFAKKLNDNGFKVYAMDWIGHGGSDGLHGYVPSLDYAVADLKAFLQKVLAENNNTTTTITTTTTTTPCFCFGHSTGAAIILKAMCDPKIQGWIKGIVLTSPAVHVQPSHPIIKLLAPLFCLLAPKYQFSNANNSASPVSRDAEAVESKYTDPLVFTGSIRVKTGYEVLRLSAYLMQNLYRVNVPFLVLHGTSDDLTDPEGSRRLFDEASSTDKSIKLYPGLLHDLLIEPECDKIMTDIIDWFSCRVC; encoded by the exons ATGGCGCAGCCGGGGATGCTGACGTCCGGTGCGAGCGGCCGTATCGCCGCCCTCTTGTCCCTCCGCGTCCTCGGTGGCCTTCTGATCCTCCTTCGGGCGGCTGCCCTCCTTCTGCTCCTGCCGTTCCGGTGGCGCTCGGTCCCTGCGTCGGAGGTCGACGGCCGGCCGGAGGCGAGTAAGAAGGGCGGCCGCGGCGGGGTAGTGGTGAGGGTGCCGGCGGCGATGTTGCCTCGGAGACAGAGGGAGCAGGAGGCGGCGTGGCGCAGGGCCCTGGCGATCCGCCGGGTGATGGAGGCGAGGCAGGAGGGACGGCTGGAAAGGGACTTTGCCTTGTTGACGACGGCGAGAGACGACACTCTTTTCACCCAGTCATGGTCGCCTTTAAACAGGGAGACAAG GGGCTTGGTTGTTTTGTTGCATGGACTGAACGAGCACAG TGGTAGATATGATCACTTTGCAAAGAAGCTGAACGATAATGGTTTCAAAGTATATGCAATGGATTGGATAG GGCACGGGGGAAGTGATGGATTGCATGGGTACGTCCCTTCGCTCGATTATGCGGTGGCCGATTTG AAAGCATTTCTTCAAAAGGTTTTGGCAGAGAACAACAACACTACTACTActattactactactactaccacCACACCTTGCTTTTGCTTTGGCCACTCGACCGGGGCAGCTATTATTCTCAAG GCGATGTGTGATCCTAAGATACAAGGATGGATTAAGGGTATTGTATTGACATCACCGGCGGTACATGTTCAGCCTTCACACCCGATAATAAAG TTGCTAGCTCCATTGTTCTGTCTTTTAGCCCCAAAGTACCAATTTAGCAATGCCAATAATAGCGCATCGCCTGTTTCACGCGATGCTGAAGCAGTTGAGAGCAAGTATACCGACCCACTGGTGTTCACCGGCTCCATCCGAGTCAAGACCGGTTATGAGGTCTTGCGCTTGTCGGCCTACTTGATGCAGAATCTCTATAGAGTTAATGTCCCTTTCTTGGTGCTCCATGGGACTTCTGATGATCTGACTGACCCCGAAGGTTCTCGAAGGTTGTTCGATGAAGCTTCCTCGACCGACAAGTCCATCAAACTCTACCCGGGGCTTCTACATGATCTTCTAATCGAACCTGAATGCGATAAGATAATGACGGACATCATCGATTGGTTTAGCTGCAGAGTCTGTTAA